The sequence below is a genomic window from Ovis canadensis isolate MfBH-ARS-UI-01 breed Bighorn chromosome 8, ARS-UI_OviCan_v2, whole genome shotgun sequence.
actaatttattatttttttctagacCTCAGACATATGTGGATCATATGGATGGATCTTACTCACTTTCTGCCTTGCCGTTTAGTCAGATGAGTGAGCTCCTGACTAGAGCTGAGGAAAGGGTCTTAGTCAGACCACATgaacctcctccacctccaccaatGCATGGAGCAGGAGATGCAAAATCCATACCCACCTGTATCAGGTATGTCAGAACAAGCACATGATGTGTTTATCACAGGTGCTGGTAGCCTTTTTCTTTAAGGCCCTTGTAATAAATATTTTCGGCCTTAGGAAATATGGCTTTTGTCACAACTGCTCAACTCTGACATTGATGAATGGAAGCAGCCATGGACTGtacataaacaaatgaatatgttTGTGTTTCAACaaagttttatttacaaaaacagggaTTAGTTAAGATCTGGCCCATGGGATGTAATTTGCCAGTCTCTCATAAGAGCTCACACATTCTCTTGGGAAAATTTAGCTAATGATCATTTAAAgataaatgtgttttgttttattatagcTTTGTTCTCAAGCACATAATGTGcagtatattaataaaaataagaattttgggTATGTGGTTAAGgacaaagaaatgggaaccaaacttttaattataaatgttaaTTTGATGTTGGGAAAATAACTCTTAAGAATTTGAGAGAGAATAAGCAATTGCTCCTAATAATCTTTTAGTAAAGCTTTTTGAAGTTTAATTTTGTCCAGTGTTGCCcacattataattttttaatagagaaTTAGAAATCAGCTTTacaattttcagttaaaaaaaaatcaagtttatatCACATACTCATTTGATGTTCCATCCTTAGGAAGGAAGAGGAACATCAATTTCCTTTGTGGTTTGTAATTAGTTGTTgttaatttaaatgaaatgacATATGATGAGTCTTAATAGCTTCAGTATGAATACAGTATTGTTTGGGCCATAGGTATTGCTACAAATATTATAGAATGATAAATATTGAGCCATTATGAAGACTCATATTACAGTATAAAATTGAGCATTTTATTTATCAAAGTAAGTATAAAATGCTTATAGATATGAAAGTTGTGTGAGTAGATGAGTCCATTTAGAATATTAGAAATCACAGCACCATGTATTAATTTTCTTATTAGTGtacttttggttttcatttcattctaaaTATCGatgaagaatttttaatttttataggaaCATGTTAATGCATCTACCTTGATATAATTACTGGTAGCCGTTTATATTTTGTGTGGTTagtcttttctctttaaataacTTGCTAGGatctctttttcatttcagttctgcTACAGGTTTGATAGAAAATCGTCCTCAGTCACCAGCTACAGGCAGGACACCTGTGTTTGtgagccccacccccccacctcctccaccacCTCTTCCATCTGCCTTGTCAACTTCTTCATTAAGAGCTTCGATGACTTCAACTCCTCCCCCACCAgtaccacccccacctccacctccaaccACTGCTTTGCAAGCTCCAGCAGTACCACCACCTCCAGCTCCTCTTCAGATTGCCCCTGGAGTTCTTCACCCAGCTCCTCCTCCAATTGCACCTCCTCTAGTACAGCCCTCTCCACCAGTAGCTAGAGCTGCCCCAGTATGCGAGACTGTACCAGTTCATCCACTCCCACAAGGAGAAGTCCAGGGGctgcctccacccccaccaccgcCTCCTTTGCCTCCACCTGGCATTCGACCATCATCACCTGTCACAGTTGCAGCTCTTGCTCATCCTCCCTCTGGGCTACATCCAACTCCATCTACTGCCCCAGGTCCCCATGTTCCATTAATGcctccatctcctccatcacAAGTTACACCTGCTTCTGAGCCAAAGCGTCATCCGTCAACCCTACCAGTAATCAGTGACGCCAGAAGTGTACTTCTGGAAGCAATACGAAAAGGTAATTTTCTCAAGAGCCTTTAAAAGCATTGCAATAGTAGCATTGAGAACCTTTCTGAATATTTGAGACAgtaatgttttcttcatttgcaaaatttTAGATGATCATGTTTTTTGCACAGATAGCCTTTAGAAACTAGAGCTATGGTCAgtttatattttaagtaattttcaagaaaatttatcACATTAATCATTTTATCTTCATACTTAGTAGGGAATCTTAAAATGTTTAGGTAATGAATGGGAAATTTTAAATATCAGACTTAAATGTTATGGAAAATTTAGTTAAAACTCTTTGTATTATACTTAATATGTATATTAGCTACTTTAAAAATGGTATTTTCTTCAGTGTTAAGGCTGTCCATTTGGTGTATAAGTGACACTTGCTTTACTAGTACCTTGAAAGGATTTAGGTTCCTAACTTAGTAACAAAGGAATGACATGTcgtactatatgccaggcactaacAGTATGGAATGAATAATAGTGCCTTTCTCTCAAGTACTGGGGAGAATAAAGGCACAGAAAATACGCTCAACATTGTTTAATTATTTGACCATAGAggtaaataacaaacaaaaaaatgtatcaCCTGGTTAACTTAAGGTGATGGTGAGTAGGGAAGCACAATAGACCATTATGGCTAAATAAACTGTAGACATCCTCTGGGATATGTGGTAAGTTTCATCAAATACTATTACAGATAATAACATAATAAAAGAATTAATGTCTCTAAATACGATTCCTTCAAATTGTTTTTAATAGATCTTGCTTTTTACTTTCCTGTTAGTATTTATTATGTGTACTTGATTTTATTACATTAATAATGTCTAATAATATAATATCTAGTGATAATATCTAATATATCTAATAATAATATATAGTGTTTTGGTTTACAATGAATGTTTGGATTTACTCTATCAGGTATTCAGCTACGAAAAGTCGAAGAGCAGCGTGAACAGGAAGCTAAACACGAACGCATTGAAAATGATGTTGCCACCATCCTGTCCCGTCGTATTGCTGTGGAATACAGTGATTCAGAAGATGATTCAGAATTTGATGAAGTAGATTGGTTGgagtaagaaaaatgcattgataAATATTACAAAACTGAATGCAAATGTCCTTTGTGGTGCTTGTTCTTTGAAAATGTTTGGTCATCcagtgttttgctttcttttccttaaggTAAATAACCCTTTTCCTCCAtaattttttgatttttaagaaaaatattagcaCACATTTCAAACTAAATGTTTTACAGTggcttatcttttttatttttccctgaaaAGACATCATTTGGTCAAATAAACCACTAAGTATTAAGCATGGACAGCTGTTGTTAGAGTAGCAGATTCAGTTTTTTGATATATCTTAATTGTGCACTTtgtgaattttaatttaaagaaagcaACTGAGATTAAAAATCTTGCGGGCAGCTGTATCTATTAATGAGCCTTATCCCATTTCCTGGTGTTTTAAGAGAAGAAACACTGCCTTGATCATATGAATACACTCAGAAAGTACATTTAGCTTGTAGTATTGAATTCTCTTAAAGGAatgcttgaatttttttaattattgttttattgttttaaaatacttgcCTTATTTGAATGTTTAGCAGTATCCCCTTCCTACTTATATATTGTGTGATACAATTTTGCTTGCTGataagagtttaaaaaatttccatGTGAAATACACTGACATAAACCATGTAACTTACATAACTGTTAAGAATAACAGTCTGATTTAATAAATGGTTCATTTTAAAGGTTCATGGGTGTTTCCTCTTTGAATAAAACTTTCTGATAGTTTATCAAATAATATAAGCTCTAAACAGTCAATGGAAAATTTAAAAGCTACTTATGCTATATAATTTCCTTAAGGTAGCTTTTATGTCATTTTTCCTAAAGtcaaaaaatcaatatttttcaaCACCTTATGCTCATAAATTAAACTCTCAACTTGCTCTTTAATTTTAGCACATCTTGACTTCAGTTCAACAGCATTCTTGAAATTACACTTTCCAATGATAAAATTAATTGTTAATATTTACACAGTCCAGATTCAGGGATGGAGGAGAAACAGCATCCATATCAGATTATTCAGTATGAAGAAAAGACTAAATGATGTTTTGGTAATTTGACTATGAAAATGACTGGAATCTTTATCCTTGCCTCTATCACATCAGTAGAGGGGTCCCTCTTACCCGGTTTCACCCATTAAGAAATGAGTTCTCTTCTCACCCCCTTTGAACCTGAGTGTGCCTGAAGCTTGTTTTGGCCCAGTGTGGTGGAAGTAAGTTCAGCATGGCCTGCTGGAAGTTCAGAAACCTCATACAGAGAGCTACCCCAATGAGGCCAACTTAGACCAGCCAGTTGCAAGCTCACCTGCTGGCTGACTGTAGACAGATGATCAAGCGTAGCTAAAATTAGCCCAGCCCAGAACTGTTCATgagtgaaaataaatgtttattgtcttACACCTAATTTTTGAAGGATTTTTGAAGGACAATTTTTGTAGGACAATTTTTGTAGGACAATTTTTGTGGATTATTTCACCTAGCATTGTGGCAATAGGCAGCTGATACATGAGGTCATTGGTAACTTGCTAACTTGAGGGTTATCTAGGGAGTTAACTAATGATCTCTAATCCTTGTAGAAGAGGAAAGATGAACTAAGTCCTTCTGTAGCAGTAcagtaaggaaataaaaaacaattctTGATGgcattaataaaaaaaagatttgctttgctttgttggATAGATTTGCCTGGACCTAGAACAAGAGATTAGATAGCCATTTGAGGTTTCTTTCCAACCTTACAAACCTATATAGTGTTGAATTTAACTCAAGAAAATATGCCACAGTTCAAAGTTTTTCTTTACAGATGTGTTTATGGTCAAAAGGTAGTAGCTAGTAATGGTTTTTGTAAAGCTCAGTTGTGGCCAGGTAACTGAAAAGGGAATAATACTGGTGTTGGTGAAGTTAAAGGTGATATAAAAGGAAAtggttgaagatttttttttcttttttttttaactttatattgaATAATAGTTGATcagcaatgttatgttagttccaggtgtacagcaaagtgattcagttatacatacacatgttacctattctttttcaaattcttttcccatttagttaTTACCGAATATTGAGCAGCATTCTCtgtactatacaataggtctttttggttatctgttttaagtatagcagtgtgtacatgtcaatcccataCTTAATAATAGAAGTAGATCTGTTGTAAAGCCCGGCAGTATGTGTCATAAATAgtttatgataatttttttttgtttttcagaacatTCCTAGAAGATCAGAAATTACCCACAGACTGAAGAGGGCATACATGtagtatttgttttaaaattaaaataactttttagacTAGAGACTTTGGAGCAAATCATTGAGTAGTTAATTTTAATACCCTAAGAAGAATCAAAGTTACTGGGtaatgacctttttttttccttactgaatTATGTTACTATTCCATGAGGTCATGTTAACcttagaattagaaaaaaatgaattatatatcATGGAGAAATAAGTGGCTTTACTTGTTATGGTTGAAGTCACCCATTTACCTCCATGTTACCAAATCCAATAAACACTCTTTAGTCCTTAATTTATTTGATCTTTATATTCTGCATATACTCTGCCTCGTTGAAACTGTCAATccctctggcttttttttttatgacactGTTCCTTCCCCTTCCCAATAATGGTGGAACAGGCGAGGAGGAAGAAAATACTTAGCAGCAGTGGAATTTTGAATGAAATTCAGTCATTGTGGAAAGAAAGGACgtatgtctgtcactgtttctaagTAAGGGATATTTATCTGTAAGCTGCTGATCTATAAGCTATAGCTACTACTTTTCATAGTTTATAATCTATTTGGGCAGATGAGATGACTTCTGAAGCACTTCCATGTTATAAATgtttgtggctcagtgataaagaatccacctgctaagcaggagatacagttgatctgggttccatccttgggttgggaagattccctggagaaggaaattgcaacccactccagtattcttacttgggaaatctcattgacagaggagcctgataggctacagtccgtgggctcatagcaaagataagaaaaattttCACTTCAGTTCCATTCTGTAAAATTTGAAACCCTACCCTTTATTTCCACTTTTAAAAAGCCTACCCTTTCTTCAACAGTAATCCCACATCTCTATTTTCAAAAACTCTCGGTTGCAATAACTACAgttcatatttcttttcagtttctcttaaTTCTCTTATAGGCTTTTTTCAAGTGATTCTTAAGCCATTTTGCATCACAGTTATCAACTATTCGAGCTTGCCAAATAGGTTACTCACAAGACAGCAGGGGCCTTGTGTTAAAAGGCAACTCACAGTACCTCTTCTTATAAATGGGTTCAGAAATATCTCCTTTTTTGTTCTGTCCACTAAGGCTCTTAAAATCGTATCTTCTTAGACAGTATGCCTACATTAAAAATTTTCCCCCACTAATCTCAGTAACAGAATTGACATAGAACTAGTCCTAGCTTCataaaaactgtgtgtgtgtgtgtgtgtgtgtgtgtgtgtgtgtgtgtaatttaagAAATGGAAAGCATAGAATCAACTCTTTTGGCCAAAAGGTGAAAGTTATTAATATTCCTGAAGTAATTTGTTAAGGCAGAGAGCAAAATTGATCAAGTGTTTTCATTTAATGGGAATTCTCATGAGTGACTTTCAAAATGTAGCTTTGACTTTGACTTTAGTAAACATACTGCTgctggggtttgtttgttttttttttttttttagtttgtttttcacTCTACTGCCTTTATCTTGactccagattttttttaactacctCTCTAAACTGAAACAAGAGTAAATTACTTAATGCTCCTAAGTAATTCAGTAAATTCCTTTTGGAATTCATGATCACTGTGTTACctactttaaaaatgcaaataaaactattCAAGATGTTAATCATGGAATATCAGAATTGAAAGACAGCTTTGCTACattgaaataatgaaaatgaaatatcaaaTTACTATATTTCTAAAGTGTGTCATATGACTGTAATTAACAGAGGTCGTCTTACTGAAGCCAAACAGAAGGCATAGAACCCTTGTAATACAAAGAATAAGTCTTTTCCTCCCTTTATTCATTGCTGTACGAAGAACAAATTTATTTATGTTCTCCATGACTTGGCTGTAGAATGCATCAGTAATCTCTGTTGCTTTTCAAGCCTGACAACCAGGCTCTGAATAAAGAATGAATACCAGCCTTGAATGAACATttcagacactttttttttttttgcaaactagTTATCAATACCTTTTTCTCATTATTGTAAGGCCAGCTGCCCTGActctttttctttaggaaaaaaaatttaaaccctACTGAGCATGTATTGAAGTCATTTTTCTCAGGATGTTTATACTTCTTTTTCCTATAATAAATTTGTTTAGTAATAATGATTTTGAATACGTTATAGTCTATGTAAATACATTTCTTGTGTGAGTGTGCAATACTCAAAGATTTCTTGAAAAATTTGTAATTTATCTATCCTGCCTTTAGGCTAGCTGTTTCAATACtgctcttttgataaaggctatTGATGTCTCCTGGAGTAATAAAATTACACCTTTCCGGGCTGGAAACAATATAAAAGACATAAGAGTCATCAGATCACAATCTGTCTTCTGTTGTAACAGCTTCCAGTATTACTTAAAAGTGTCTAGTTCATTCTTACCTATGAAAGCCATGAATGTTACacttttaacttgaaaaaaaatctgtgtgtgtgtcttagtcactcagtcatgtctgactccttgcagccctgtggactgtagttcatgaggctcctctgtccatgggattctctaggcaagaatactggagtggattgccatgctatcctccaggagatctttcagactcagggatcaaacccaggtcttctgcattgcaggcagattctttaccatctgagccaccagggaagctaaaaaaacacaaaatctatGGCAACTTTTAATCTAGACCAAACCAGATAAAGAAGTACATCTATCATTAACGGTtagatggttttcttttcttattctttttacatttattatatttctgtttattcAACAAAAAATTTTGATGCCTGAAGTTACTCTGCTGGGTATTAGGGAACAACAGTGAATAGACAGAGCCCTACTTTCTGAGCATAAAGTTGAATTAACAAAGAACAATGAATGTTATGTTAGGGAAGCTCATAGCACAGAGACCAAACCTAGTCTGGGAAGTCAGGAAAGGCCTTTAAAAGGAAATGGTATTTACAGTTTGAGGTGGCCTAGGCAGGTGAATGTTGGTGAGAATGGACAGTCTCCCAGGCAAAGGAAGTGGGTGCATGCTTGTCTGGAAATACTTGGTGCAAGACATGAAGGAGtggaataaatagaaataaattaggTTAGCAAGAGCAAACTATGAGGTATTAGGAACCATATTATGGAGCTTGCATTACATTTTGTGGACAGTAAAATTGAGGAAATGACATcagatgcacagggaagcctggcatgctgcagtccgtgggctcGGACTGACTGACATCAGAGTAGCATTTAGAAAACATAACTGCAAACTGGTATATGGGTTAGAAATACACTTGGAAGTCAAGAGACCAGTCAGGCAGGTACAGTTGATGACAGGTAATAATTGGGGATGATGGTGACAGAGGAGACAGATAATGAGATAAATTCAGGACATGTAGGATGTGGAATACACTGGATTTGGTAATTGGAGAGGAAGGAGTCAAGCATAGTTTCCAGGGTCCTGGCCTACTGATATAAGGACCATTAAGAGGAAGAGCATGGGGATGATAAGTAATGCAGTTTGGGACATAAGGCAGGGAAAGGATTACTAACATGGTTGGAGGAGAGGATTtatcttacattttaaaaggaagccTTGCCTgctggaaggagaaagggatgctTGTAAAAGGATTTGAAGATCTGGTGCcaaaaatttttggtttccttctaATGGCATCTGTTTTCTCTTCGAAGTAGGTGACAGCACTGCTCAGGGTGAGAGGGGAGCAGAAGTGACAACAGTGTTAACAAAAGTAGAGAAGATTTGAAGTAGTCATTGTGAAAAATGGGAGAGAGAACTTTTCCAGGGAAATAGGAAATTGTCATACAACATTTAAAACATGGTTGAGATTGGTGACCGTGAATTTATAGTGGCTCTAGTCTGCaatatgtgattatttttttccccagcaatTGGAAGACAGTTGTCAGAAAGAGACAGCTATATTTATTCAGAGTTGGGTTTGACTATATTGTGAGATGGAAGAGTTATATCTCTAGGGAAGGTTGACCTATCTCCTTTATATCTTAATCCCATGATTAAACTTCCAGTTGAAGTTCTGCTCTTCCAGAGTACCATAATGCTAGTTGAGCTCCTTTTCTCTTAAGTGCCCTCCAGTAGGCTCTCCTGGATTGTCAGATCATGCAGGTGAATCTTTAAGGCAATACTAGGCACTACTGAGGCAATCCTTGATTTTCTTTCTACCTCAGCTTATTATGCAGTTTCTTCTTTCTATCCTGTTATACCTGCAGAATCTCTGCTCTATTCCCATTTAACATACGCAGCTACCCTGTTATCTTTTAGATCTAGAAATCTTCTTCTAAGGATTCTGTCAAAGCTAATTCTGCCATGAAGGTTTGTAATTCAAAACAAATCTGTAGCAAGGAAGAAGGCTTTGGGGAATTAGACTTTTTTATCTATCCCTTTCATGTCTCTGTTATCTCTTCTGCCTCATTTACTTTGTTGGCAGGAATCCATTTTCTTTTGAAGATACTCAGTtcaaaaaataagtataataCTATGTGTGAGtctattaattttgtttcttgGAGCATATTAAAATGAAGCCATATTTTTGGTTTGATTGCTGGATTGGTTAATTTTCTGCAACTCTTTGGTAATAAacggtttgtgttttttttacccTTAACCAACCATCTCAGAAATGTCTGGCATAAggtctcagtaaaaaaaaaaatctgaataattcAATTGAACTACTTAGAGTTGTCAATAAAATAACTCAAGGGCATACTAAACAAATACTAAACCTTTCATCTTGATGTCAAAGACCAGACCATtccctttgtttgtttgtttgtttgatcttTTTAACTGCAAAACATGCATACAGAAAAGTGCATAAAATTTTCAGCTCAGTAATCTTACTGCAGTGTGAATACCAATGTAACCACcatccaggtcaagaaacagaaTATTGTTGGTACCCCAGAAAGCTTTTCTCATGCCCTTCCTAATTATCACCCCTTCCCTCCACTCCAGTCCTAATTTATGGTAATCGTTTCCTTGCTTCTGTATAGACTTATACCACCTAAACATGTTAATTTTGCCTATGTGTTAaactatataaatggaatctttaATATGTACTTTTTTAGTATGGCTTCTcctacttaaatttttatttgtgaaattcagctgttttactgtatgtaaactgctttgtttattttcattgctaGTGGTGATCCATGGTATAAATAGATTTAATAAGTACAATTtaataagtatataatatataagtacAATTTATCTACTCaactgttgatggatattttagTTTGCAATTTGAAGCTTTTATGTCTTaggcttgcaatgtaggagagctgcctgcaatgtaggagagctgggtttgatccctggatcaggaagattcccctggagaagggaatggcaacccactccagtgaagaatgccatggacagagaagcctggtgggctgtagtccatggggtcgcaaagagtcagatacctgagtgactttcactttgaaggTTTTAGAAGTAATACTGTTGTAAACATTTTTACATATGTTTCTTGTTCATGTGTAGGCATTTCTGTTAAGTAAATActtgggagtggaattgctacTTCATAGGATATGCATATCTTCAGCTTTTAGTCATGCCATGAACGTGAAAGTCAAAGtctctcatttgtgtctgactctttgtgaccccatggactgtacagtccatggaattctccaggccagaatgctggagtgggtagcctttcccttctccatggaatcttcccaacccaggaattaaacccacgtctcctacattgtaggtggatttttcaccaactgagtcacaagggaagcacgtgaatactggaattggtagcctatcccttttccagcagatcttcctgacccagaaattgaaccagggtcttctgcattgcaagcagattcttttaatagctgagctattagggaagacCAGTAATGCCATATGATTTCCCAAAGAAGTTGTACCAACTCATACTCCTACCAGCAGTCTGAGAATTTCTGTTGCTCTTTATCCTTGCCAGCTTCGGGTATTACTCTGTTTAATTTTAGCTGTTCTAGTGGGTTTGTGGCAGTGTCTTGTAAtgatttaagttttctttttcttgagtatTAATGAAGTTGAGTATCTTTCCATGTTTTTATTAGGCATATCTTCTcctctgtggcttgtcttctcaaTTTAATGGTGCTCGTTGAAAATAAGTTACTAATTGAATGTAGTTCATTTTATCAATCTCTTTATGGTTAGTGCTTTTTATGCCCTGGTTACGAAATATTTCTCTGTGCCAAGGTTGTATGATTTTCCTATGTTGTTTTCTAGAGGCTTTGTTATTTTACCTTTCATAATTAGATCTATAATCCATCTAGAAATTGATCTTTGAAAAACTAAGTTCatttagtttttataaaaatatggaaaaagttTTAgcacaccatttattgaaaagactatcatCTCCCCATTGCTTTACAGGgccaatttattaaaaatacataaacacagacaaaaagtaaatatatataggtATTTATATTGATATATGATTATATGATATGACCATGTAATGATAAACAGATGGTGTATAATGATAGATGCAAATACATGAGTCTATTTAtagactttattcttttctacTGGTTTATCCTTATACCAATATCATGGCTTTTTCTAGTGGTTATTATAAAAAGTGTTGATATCCAAGAAATCAAACCCTTCTaccttattgtttttatttaagatAATCTTTACTATTCTTGgccttttgtatttctatataaattttagaattagattGGTTGCTAGCACATTGGGCATTCAG
It includes:
- the WASF1 gene encoding actin-binding protein WASF1 → MPLVKRNIDPRHLCHTALPRGIKNELECVTNISLANIIRQLSSLSKYAEDIFGELFNEAHSFSFRVNSLQERVDRLSVSVTQLDPKEEELSLQDITMRKAFRSSTIQDQQLFDRKTLPIPLQETYDVCEQPPPLNILTPYRDDGKEGLKFYTNPSYFFDLWKEKMLQDTEDKRKEKRKQKQKNLDRPHEPEKVPRAPHDRRREWQKLAQGPELAEDDANLLHKHIEVANGPASHFETRPQTYVDHMDGSYSLSALPFSQMSELLTRAEERVLVRPHEPPPPPPMHGAGDAKSIPTCISSATGLIENRPQSPATGRTPVFVSPTPPPPPPPLPSALSTSSLRASMTSTPPPPVPPPPPPPTTALQAPAVPPPPAPLQIAPGVLHPAPPPIAPPLVQPSPPVARAAPVCETVPVHPLPQGEVQGLPPPPPPPPLPPPGIRPSSPVTVAALAHPPSGLHPTPSTAPGPHVPLMPPSPPSQVTPASEPKRHPSTLPVISDARSVLLEAIRKGIQLRKVEEQREQEAKHERIENDVATILSRRIAVEYSDSEDDSEFDEVDWLE